The genomic region GCGATCCCGAAGTCCTTGAGGGTGCCCTTGAGCGCCATGGGTCAGCGCCTCCCCTTCCGGAAGGCGTCGCGCACGGCGACGAGGTGGACCGCCGCCGCGAGCGGCAGCGAGAGCGCGAGCTTGAGCCCCGGCGCGTAGGCCGAGGGGACCTGGGCGGGCAGCACGCCGCGCCAGCTCCAGGCGGCGAAGGCGAGCGCGGCGAAGAGGACGAGGTAGGCCGACCCGCGCACGGCGCGCCCGGCCCAGACGTGCCCCGCCCCGCCGCCGAGGACGGCCAGCGCGCGCGCCGTCCAGGCGCTCACGCGGGCGTGGCGCTTCACCTGCGCCTCCTTGCGGAGCCGGTCGCGCACCTCCACCACGCCCTTCTGCACGAAGACGTTGACGCACTGGCCGCAGAGCGCGCCCTGGAGGTGGTCGCAGCGCCGGCAGGCGGGCCGGCCGCACTTCTCGCAGGTGTGGCTCGGCGAGAGCCAGCGCCCCGCGAGCGCGAGCGCCCAGAGCAGCGCGAGCAGCGCCCCCGGCGCCCAGGGCCAGAGCTCGCCCGGGATCCAGCGCGCCAGCCTGGCCCGGACCGCCTCGCGGACCGCGGGCTGCGCGCCGGCGTCGGCGAGGGCATCGAGCTCGCCCGGGGGCACGGGCACGTCCACGAGGTAGCGGTTGGCCCGGAAGTCGTCGTCCGAGCCGTAGCGGTCGAGCAGCTCGTGATCCTCGAGCACGGCGCGCTTGCGCGCCTCCTGCGCCTGCTCCAGCGCCGACTGGCGAAGGTAGATCTTGGAGAGGCCGTAGTGGGCCGCCGCGAGCGTGGTCACCTCGGCGGGCGCGCGATCCGCCGCCGAGAGGTAGGCCGCCTTGGCGGCGTCGAGGTCGCCCTCGAGGAACGAGACGTTGCCGAGGTTCACGAGCACCGCGCCCGAGCGCGGGTCGGCCGCGGCGGCCTTCTCGTACCAGGCGCGGGCCCGGTCGAGCGCCCCGCGCCGCTTCTCCCAGCGGCCGAGCGCCGCCAGCGCCGGCGCGGGCAGCGACTCCGCCTCCGCCCGCGCGGCGAGCCGCGCCGCGGTCTCCTCGGCCCCGCCGGCGCGCTCGAGCTCCCAGACCTGCTCGCCGAGGGTCCCGCTGAACGCCGTCGCCCGGGCCGAGAGCGCCGACAGCCCGGGGAGCGCGATCACCACGGCGAGGGCGGCGGTCGCGAGGAGCCGCTCGGCGAGCGAGAGGTAGAGGAAGGCCGCGAGGGCGAAGGCCGCGAGCACCGCGAGCGGCCCGAGCCGGAAGACCACCGGCAGCGAGAGCAGCACCACGGCGAGGAAGCCGGCCTGGACCGAGGTGCCTCCCCGGACGACCGGGAGGTGGTGGAAGTCGTGCAGGAACAGCCGCAGCGTCCGGGCGAAGAGCACCACCACGAGCAGCGCCGCCGCGGCCAGGAGGCCGGCGAGCGCGGCACCGAGCAGGTCGGCCAGCAGGGCCCGCCGCGCGTGCGGCTCGCGCAGCGCCGCCCCCGCGGCCTCGCGGAGCGCGTCCAGCGCGGCCAGGGGACGCCCCGGCTCCCGCGCCAGCCGGGCGTGGGCGAGCGCGAGCCAGCCGTCGGGCAGGTCGGGGGCGAGCTGGACCGCGAGCTCGGCGTGCGAGACCGCGTCGGCGGGGGCGCGGGCGTCGAGCGCGCGCTCGGCGTCGCGCGCCTCGGCGGCCGCCTCGGGCACGAGGTTCTCGATCCCGAGCTCGCGCATGCCGGAGAGGATCGCCTTCTGGGCCGAGAGCGCCGTCGGGAGGTCCTGCTCGCGCAGCGCGCGGCGGCGCTCCTGCCACCGCGCGGCGAGGTCGGCGCGGGTGGCCCGGACCGGCTCGATGGCGCGGGTCGCGCTCGGGTCGGGCCTGGGCGGGGCGGCGGCCGGCGCAGCCGGCGCGGCGGCGGCTGGGGCCGTCTGGGAGGCCGCGGGCGCGCCCACCTGCGGGGCGGCGGCGGCCGGCGCCGAGGTGCCCGCCGCGGCGCGAGGCGCGGAGGGCGTGGCCGGGAGGGCCGGGGCGGCGCGCTCGCGCGCCCGCTCGGGGGCGGCCCGGTCCTCCGGAGCGGCCGCCTGCGACGGCGGCTGGGGCTCCTCCTCCTGCTGCAGGTCGTCGGTGACGAGCGAGGGCGCCGCCACCTGGGCGAGCGCGGGCGCCGTCCACAGGCCGGCGGCGAGCAGGAGGAGGCCGGCGCAACGGCGCGATGCGACGCGCGTCGTTCGCCGGGGCGACGGGGCGGGTGTTCTGGGCGACCCTCTCAAGCGAGTTCGGATGCTAGCACGGGCCCGTTTGGGCTAGAAAACTCCGGCATGAGCCGATCGACGGAAGCGATGGAGAGGCTGCTCGGGATCATGTCGCGCCTGCGCGGCCCGGGCGGCTGCCCCTGGGACCGCGAGCAGACGATGGACTCGCTGCGGCCGTACGTGCTCGAGGAGACCTACGAGGTGCTCGAGGCGATGCAGTCGGGCGATCCCCGGGCGCACTGCGAGGAGCTCGGAGACCTCCTCCTCCAGATCGTCTTCCAGGCCGAGCTGGCGAGCGAGCAGCGGCAGTTCGACTTCGCCGACGTGGCGGAGGCGATCTCGCAGAAGCTCGTCTACCGCCACCCGCACGTGTTCGGCGGGGCCGAGGTGAAGGACTCGGCGGCGGTGCTGCAGCAGTGGGCGGCGCTGAAGCGGAAGGAGAAGCAGGCCAGGGGCGGCGGGAAGAGCGTCCTCGAGGGCGTGCCGCGCGAGCTGCCGTCGCTCGCGCGCGCCGAGCGGCTCACCGAGAAGGCGAGCCGCATCGGCTTCGACTGGCCGGAGGTGGCCGGGGCGCGAGCCAAGGTGGACGAGGAGCTCGCCGAGCTCGACGAGGCCCTCGCGGGCGACGACCGGCGCCGCGTCGAGGAGGAGCTCGGGGACGTGCTGTTCGCGCTCGCCAACGTGGCCCGCAAGCTCTCGATCCCGCCGGAGGAGGCCCTGCGCGGGGCCGTGGACCGCTTCGTCGCCCGTTTCCAGTACATCGAGGAGGAGCTGGAGCGGCGCGGCATCCCTCACGCGGGGGCCTCTCTCGAAGAGATGGAGGCGCTCTGGCAGGAGGCCAAGCGGAAGTTTTCCCAAGAGGGGAAGGGGAGCTAGCCGACTCCCGCCAAGCGGCCGCCCCCGTCAAGACCGAAGTTTGTGGATAACTGGTGGAGAAACTCGGCGTGGCCTGCGCGACACCCTGTCGTTTCCTCCACGTCACGGCTTTGCAAGCGCGGTTCCTACCCATGAAGCTGCTGGAATAACGGTGTCTTGGACCGATACCGCTCGCCTGCCTGGCCGGGCCATCATCCCTGCCGGGTGCCGCGCCCCCCCCGCTTTCATCCTGGGTGGATAACTCAGAGCGCAGCCGCCCCGGACCCGTCGCGAGATGTGGGCAATCGGCCCACCTCACGCCAGTTCCTTGACGCTCAAGCCAGAGCCGGGCGCCTGCCCGGCTCCCCCGCTCCGCCGTAGGGCGAGCGCAGCACGCGTCGCTGCCGGCCACGTGGCACAAGCGCTCGCCACGCACCCTCGGCGCACGGCGCGGCCGGAGCGGGCCGCGCCGGCGGCCCCACCCTCCCCGCTCCCTCCCGCCGGCGCGACGTCGCGGCGCAACCCGCGTCGCGAGCGCGATCCGGACCCGCGCCGTCTGCCGGCCCGGGAAAGCAGCCGAGAGGCCTCGTACCTGCTTGACGTCGCGCGCGCCGGAAGGTAGAGAACGCCGCTCTCTATCTATCTGATTCTCGGAGAACTCCGTTGGCCAACACCCGCTCGGCTGAGAAGCGCAACCGTCAGGCGCAGAAGCGCCGCACCCGCAACGTCCACGTCCGTACGAGCGTGAAGGGCGCCGTCAAGAAGGCTCGCGAGGCCATCGCCCAGGGCGGTGACACGAAGCAGGCCGTCGTCGAGGCCTCTCGCGCGCTCTCGAAGGCCGCCTCGAAGGGCGTCCTGCACAAGAACGCGGTCTCGCGCCGCATCTCGCGCCTCGCCAAGGCCGCGGCCAAGGCCGCGAAGCCCCAGGCGTAAGGCGCCGTTCGACCGCGCCTCACCGCACGAGCGGCCTGACCCCTCGGGTCACGGCCGCTCGAGCTTTTCCACCAGATCCCGCCCCAGCGCCTCGGCCGCCCTTCGCAGGGCGAGCCGCCGCCGGCCCTCGGTCTCGAGGGGATCCTGGCCGGCGACGTACTCCTCGTTGCGGGCCAGCGGGAGCTCCGCGACCGGCTTGCCGTCCACGGCGAGCCGGGCCCGGACCGCCAGCGTGAGCACGAAGGTGGTGCCCGCCGGCAGGAAGCGGATCGTCTCCACCTCCCCCTCGATGCGGGCCCGGTCCCCCGGCCGGCCCGACGCGCCGCGGCGCGCCAGCTCCTGGCGGACGGCCGCCGCCACCCAGGCGCCCGCCTCGGCGTCGGAGGAGCGGTTGTCGAAGGGCGGCACGAAGATCCGCTCCGCCCCGGGGGGCAGCCGGCCGGCGCCGGAGGTGAACCCGTAGCCGCAGCCCGCGGCGAGGAGCAGCGCGGCGAGGAGCCCGGCGCGCGCCGCCGCGAGCCGCCGGGGCGGCGCGAGGCGGCGGGCGGCTGGCGCGGCGCGGGCCATCGGCCCTACCCGACCACGAAGTTCACGAGCCGGCGGGGCACGAAGACCACCTTGCGGACGGTCTTGCCGGCGAGGTGGGCCTGCACCTTCTCGAGCCCCTCGGCGAGGGCCCGGACCTCGGCCTCCGCCGCGCCCACCGGCGCCTGCACCTCGCCGCGGAGCTTGCCGTTCACCTGGACCGCGATGGTCACCACGTCGGCGGCGCAGAGCGCGGGGTCGAAGCCGGGCCACGGCGCCTCGGCGAGCAGCTTCCCCTCGGCGACCGGCCCGAGCACGGCGTGCCAGAGCTCCTCGGCCACGTGCGGCGCGAAGGGCGCGAGCAGCGCCGCCGCGGCCGCCAGGGCCTCGCGCACCGCCGCCCGGTCGGCCTCCGAGCCGGGCTCGAAGGCGTACAGCGCGTTCACGAGCTCCATCAGCGCGGCGATGCCGGTGTTGAACTTGAGGTCGCCCTCGAAGCCCTCGGTGACCCGCTTGATGGTCCGGTGCGTCCGCCGGCGCAGCTCGAGCGCCTCGCCGGAGGCGTCCGCCAGCGCCGCCTCGGACGCGCCGAAGCAGCCCTCGCGCGCCACGAAGATGCGCCAGACGCGCGAGAGGAACCGGAAGAGCCCCTCCACCTGCTCGTCCGACCAGTCGATGTCCTTCTCCGGCGGGGCGGCGAAGAGCATGAAGAGCCGCACCGTGTCGGCGCCGAAGCGCGACACCATCGGCCCCGGAGCGACCACGTTGCCCCAGCGCTTCGACATCTTCCGGCCGTCGGGGCCGTTCACGATCCCCTGGGTGACGAGCCGCTTCACCGGCTCGGCGCAGGGGACGAGCCCGAGCTCCTGCATCACCCGGTTCCAGAACCGGAAGTAGAGCAGGTGCATGACGGCGTGCTCGGGGCCGCCCACGTACACGTCCACCGGGAGCCAGCGCCGCGCCGCCTCGGGGTCGAACGGGCGCTGGTCGTCCTTCGGCGACAGGTAGCGCGCGTAGTACCAGGAGGAGTCGACGAAGGTGTCCATCGTCTCCGTCTCGCGCTTCGCCGGCTTGCCGCAGGTCGGGCAGGTGGTGTTCACGAAGGACGGCACCTTCGCGAGCGGCGGCTCGCCGGTGCCGGTGATGATCGCCTCGTCGGGCAGGACCACCGGGAGCTGGTCCACGGGCACCGGCACCGCGCCGTGGTCCTCGCAGTAGACGATGGGGATGGGCGTGCCCCAGTAGCGCTGGCGCGAGAAGCCCCAGTCGCGCAGGTGCCAGCGGACGGTCGGGGCGCCGAAGCCCCTCTCCTTCGCCTCCGCCGAGAGCCGCCGGCGCGCCTCGGCGCTGGTGAGCCCGGTGGCGGTCCCGCTGCTCACGAGCCGCCCGTCGTCGGTGAAGGCCGCCTCGAGGCGGGCCTCCTCCACCGGCTCGCCCACGGCCGGCTGGATCACCACCCGGATCGGCAGGCCGTACTTCCTCGCGAACTCGAAGTCGCGCTGGTCGTGGGCCGGCACGCTCATGACGGCGCCGGTGCCGTACTCGGCGAGCACGAAGTTGGCGACCCAGATCGGCACCTCCTCGCCGGTGAACGGGTTCACCGCGTGGGCGCCGGTGAAGACGCCCTCCTTCGGCGCGCCCTCGCCGGTGCGCTCGGCGGCGTCGGTCCGGCGCATCCGCTCCACGAACGCCTGCACCGCCTCGCGCTGGGCCGGGGTGGTGAGCTCGGCGGTGAGCGGGTGCTCGGGGGCGAGCACCACGTAGGTGCAGCCGTGGATGGTGTCCACCCGCGTGGTGAAGACCTTCACCGTCCGGCCGGAGCCGGCCACGGCGAAGTCCACCTCGGCGCCCTCGCTCTTGCCGATCCAGTTCCGCTGCATGGTGGTGACGCGCTCGGGCCACTCGGTGAGCCCGTCGAGCCCGTCGAGGAGATCCTGGGCGTAGGCGGTGATGCGGAAGGCCCACTCCGGGATCTGCTTCTCGAGCACCTTCGACCCGCAGCGCTCGCAGGTCTCGTCCACCACCTGCTCGTTGGCGATGACGGTGTTGCAGCCGGTGCACCAGTTGGCCTTGCCGACGCGCCGGTAGACGATGCCCTTCTCGAGCATCTTCACGAAGAACCACTGGTTCCAGCGGTAGTAGGAGGGATCGGCGGTGACGATCTCCCGGTCCCAGTCGAAGGAGTAGCCGAGGCTCTTCATCTCGGCGCGGAAGCTGACGATGTTCTCCTCGGTGCGGGCGCGCGGGTGCTTGCCGTCCTTGATGGCGGCGTTCTCGGCCGGGAGCCCCAGGGCGTCGAAGCCGATGGGGTGGAGGACGTCGAAGCCCTTCATGCGCAGGTGGCGGGCCAGCGCGTCGCCGATGGTGTAGACGCGGGCGTGCCCCATGTGCATGGCGCCGGAGGGATAGGGGAACATCTCGAGGACGTACCGCTCCTCGGCCTGGGGGCGGCGGCCGGCGTGGAAGACGCCGGCGTCGCGCCAGCGCCCCTGCCAGCGGGACTCGATCGACTGCGGCTCGTAACGCTCGTTCATGGACATGGTCGGTTCTCGGGGCCGGGGATATTACCGCGAGCCCAGGGCTTTTCCACGACGGAACGCCGCGGGCTTCCGCGCGCGACCTCGGGTATATTGCGCCCGCCCCGGAGGGAACCGACATGAGACCGACCATCTACGTCGCCGACATCGCGAAGCACGAAGGCCAGGAGGTCACGCTCCACGGCTGGCTCCACAACCGCCGCTCATCGGGCAAGCTCCACTTCCTGCAGCTCCGCGACGGCACCGGGTTCATCCAGTGCGTGGTGTTCAAGGGGAACGTCAGCCCCGAGGCCTTCCACGAGGCCGACCACCTGCCGCAGGAGACGAGCCTCACCGTCACCGGCACGGTGAAGAAGGACGCCCGCTCGCCCATCGGCTACGAGCTCGACGTGAAGGACCTGTCGGTCCAGGCCCGGCCGGCCCGCGAGTTCCCGCTCGGCCACAAGGAGCACGGCGTCGCCTTCCTGATGGAGCAGCGGCACCTCTGGCTCCGCTCGCAGCGGCAGCAGGTGATCCTGCGGGTCCGCCACACGGTGGTGAAGGCCATCCGCGACTTCTTCGACCAGAACGGCTTCACGCTGGTGGACGCGCCCATCTTCACGCCGAGCGCCTGCGAGGGGACGAGCACGCTCTTCGAGGTGCCCTACTTCGACCTCGGCAAGGCCTACCTCACCCAGTCCGGCCAGCTCTACATGGAGGCCGGCGCGACGGCGCTCGGCAAGGTCTACTGCTTCGGCCCCACCTTCCGCGCCGAGAAGTCGAAGACCCGCCGCCACCTCACCGAGTTCTGGATGGTGGAGCCGGAGGTGGCCTACATGGACCTCGACGGCGACATGACGCTCATGGAGGAGTTCGTCTCCTACGTGGTCCAGACCGCCCTCGCGAAGCACGGCCGCGAGCTCGCGAGCGTGCTCGAGCGCGACGTGTCCAAGCTCGAGAACGTGAAGGCCCCCTTCCCGCGCATCACCTACACCGAGGCGGTGGAGGTGCTGCAGAAGGCCGGCCACCCGATGAAGTGGGGCGACGACATCGGCGGCGACGAGGAGACCATCGTCGCCTCGGCCTTCGATCGGCCGGTGATGGTCCACCGCTACCCCGCCGAGATGAAGGCCTTCTACTTCAAGAAGGACCCGGACGACCCGAAGGTCGCGCTCGGCTGCGACGTGCTCGCGCCCGAGGGCTACGGCGAGATCATCGGCGGCGGCCAGCGCGAGGACGACCTCGCCGTGCTCGAGGCGGCCATCGCGCACCACCAGCTCCCGCGCGAGGCGTTCGAGTGGTACCTCGACCTGCGCCGCTACGGCACCGTGCCGCACGCCGGCTTCGGGGCGGGGGTCGAGCGCATGGTCGCCTGGATCTGCGGCCTCCACCACGTGCGGGAGACCATCCCGTTCGCGCGCATGATGGAGAGAATAACCCCCTGATCGCGGGCGGCCCCCGCCATTCCCGAAACGGACGCTGGCCCCCGCGAGCCCTGTCTCCCGGGGGCCGCCTCGTTTCGAGGGCCGCGCGCCCTTGCCCGGCCCGCCGCGCTGCGCAGATCTCCCGCGCCGCCACTCCCGGCGGCGGAGGAGGCAAGCCATGGCGATGGACATCAAGCAGGCGCAGCGCCGGTTGATCGAGGAGGCCTTCGGCAAGGGGAACTTCGACGTCTACGACGAGCTCTGCGATCCCTCGTACCGCGCCCACGACCCGCTCACCGGCGACGCCGACCTGGCGCAGGAGCGCGAGCTCGTGCGGGGCTACCGGACCGCCTTCCCGGATCTCAAGCCGACCATCCTGCAGTCCTGGGTGGACGCCGACGGCGACACCTGCTTCACCCGCTGGCGCATGACCGGCACGCACCGCGCCCCGCTCATGGGGATCGCCCCGACCGGCAAGTCCTGCACGGTCGAGGGGATCTCCATCTCCCACTTCAAGGGCGGGAAGGTCGCCGAGGAGTGGTCCCAGTGGGACGCCCTCGGCCTCATGCGGCAGCTCGGGCAGGGGGCGGGGATGGGCGCCCAGCAGCAGGGTCGCGGCGCCGGGTTGGGCCAGACGGCGCAGCAGCCGCACTGAGCCAGCGCGCGGGCCTGCTCGGCCCGGTCACCCCTCGGTCGGCGCGGCGGCAGCGGTGCGGAGCCCGCCGCGCCGATCGAGCTCCTGCAGCTCCTCGTAGCCGCCGACGGCGCGGTCCCCGAAGAAGATCTGCGCGAAGAAGATCTGCGGCAAGGTGGTGCGCCCCCCGGCCGCCCGGGCCAGCGCTTCGCGCTCCTCGGTTCAACGTGCCGAGTCCGCGCAAAGGGCCTGACCGAGCACCGCTCCGCTCACGCCGCGATCGCGTACGCCGCCTCCGGTTCCCGCACCTTCCAGACGGAAGGAGCGCCCCCCTCCGCGCCCTCCAGCGGGATCGGGCCGCCCGCCCTCTTCCAACCACCGCGCAAGAGCCAGGTCCGCGCCGGCGCCGTGACCGCCTCGGGCGCGCCGCTGGCCGCGTGCGCCGTGCGGCTCGGGCGGTAGCGGGCTGTTCGATGGCCCACCCGTCGAAGGCCGCCGCCGAGGAGCAGGGATCGAGCCATCCCGCGGGCACCGGCTCGCCGCTGCGCCGCGCGTGGGACGCGAAGTTCCCGAGCACGTAGGCGAGGGCGCGGCGGGTCTCGGTCGGCG from Anaeromyxobacter paludicola harbors:
- a CDS encoding tetratricopeptide repeat protein; the encoded protein is MAAPSLVTDDLQQEEEPQPPSQAAAPEDRAAPERARERAAPALPATPSAPRAAAGTSAPAAAAPQVGAPAASQTAPAAAAPAAPAAAPPRPDPSATRAIEPVRATRADLAARWQERRRALREQDLPTALSAQKAILSGMRELGIENLVPEAAAEARDAERALDARAPADAVSHAELAVQLAPDLPDGWLALAHARLAREPGRPLAALDALREAAGAALREPHARRALLADLLGAALAGLLAAAALLVVVLFARTLRLFLHDFHHLPVVRGGTSVQAGFLAVVLLSLPVVFRLGPLAVLAAFALAAFLYLSLAERLLATAALAVVIALPGLSALSARATAFSGTLGEQVWELERAGGAEETAARLAARAEAESLPAPALAALGRWEKRRGALDRARAWYEKAAAADPRSGAVLVNLGNVSFLEGDLDAAKAAYLSAADRAPAEVTTLAAAHYGLSKIYLRQSALEQAQEARKRAVLEDHELLDRYGSDDDFRANRYLVDVPVPPGELDALADAGAQPAVREAVRARLARWIPGELWPWAPGALLALLWALALAGRWLSPSHTCEKCGRPACRRCDHLQGALCGQCVNVFVQKGVVEVRDRLRKEAQVKRHARVSAWTARALAVLGGGAGHVWAGRAVRGSAYLVLFAALAFAAWSWRGVLPAQVPSAYAPGLKLALSLPLAAAVHLVAVRDAFRKGRR
- the mazG gene encoding nucleoside triphosphate pyrophosphohydrolase produces the protein MSRSTEAMERLLGIMSRLRGPGGCPWDREQTMDSLRPYVLEETYEVLEAMQSGDPRAHCEELGDLLLQIVFQAELASEQRQFDFADVAEAISQKLVYRHPHVFGGAEVKDSAAVLQQWAALKRKEKQARGGGKSVLEGVPRELPSLARAERLTEKASRIGFDWPEVAGARAKVDEELAELDEALAGDDRRRVEEELGDVLFALANVARKLSIPPEEALRGAVDRFVARFQYIEEELERRGIPHAGASLEEMEALWQEAKRKFSQEGKGS
- the rpsT gene encoding 30S ribosomal protein S20 — encoded protein: MANTRSAEKRNRQAQKRRTRNVHVRTSVKGAVKKAREAIAQGGDTKQAVVEASRALSKAASKGVLHKNAVSRRISRLAKAAAKAAKPQA
- the lptE gene encoding LPS assembly lipoprotein LptE, yielding MARAAPAARRLAPPRRLAAARAGLLAALLLAAGCGYGFTSGAGRLPPGAERIFVPPFDNRSSDAEAGAWVAAAVRQELARRGASGRPGDRARIEGEVETIRFLPAGTTFVLTLAVRARLAVDGKPVAELPLARNEEYVAGQDPLETEGRRRLALRRAAEALGRDLVEKLERP
- the leuS gene encoding leucine--tRNA ligase, which gives rise to MSMNERYEPQSIESRWQGRWRDAGVFHAGRRPQAEERYVLEMFPYPSGAMHMGHARVYTIGDALARHLRMKGFDVLHPIGFDALGLPAENAAIKDGKHPRARTEENIVSFRAEMKSLGYSFDWDREIVTADPSYYRWNQWFFVKMLEKGIVYRRVGKANWCTGCNTVIANEQVVDETCERCGSKVLEKQIPEWAFRITAYAQDLLDGLDGLTEWPERVTTMQRNWIGKSEGAEVDFAVAGSGRTVKVFTTRVDTIHGCTYVVLAPEHPLTAELTTPAQREAVQAFVERMRRTDAAERTGEGAPKEGVFTGAHAVNPFTGEEVPIWVANFVLAEYGTGAVMSVPAHDQRDFEFARKYGLPIRVVIQPAVGEPVEEARLEAAFTDDGRLVSSGTATGLTSAEARRRLSAEAKERGFGAPTVRWHLRDWGFSRQRYWGTPIPIVYCEDHGAVPVPVDQLPVVLPDEAIITGTGEPPLAKVPSFVNTTCPTCGKPAKRETETMDTFVDSSWYYARYLSPKDDQRPFDPEAARRWLPVDVYVGGPEHAVMHLLYFRFWNRVMQELGLVPCAEPVKRLVTQGIVNGPDGRKMSKRWGNVVAPGPMVSRFGADTVRLFMLFAAPPEKDIDWSDEQVEGLFRFLSRVWRIFVAREGCFGASEAALADASGEALELRRRTHRTIKRVTEGFEGDLKFNTGIAALMELVNALYAFEPGSEADRAAVREALAAAAALLAPFAPHVAEELWHAVLGPVAEGKLLAEAPWPGFDPALCAADVVTIAVQVNGKLRGEVQAPVGAAEAEVRALAEGLEKVQAHLAGKTVRKVVFVPRRLVNFVVG
- the asnS gene encoding asparagine--tRNA ligase, giving the protein MRPTIYVADIAKHEGQEVTLHGWLHNRRSSGKLHFLQLRDGTGFIQCVVFKGNVSPEAFHEADHLPQETSLTVTGTVKKDARSPIGYELDVKDLSVQARPAREFPLGHKEHGVAFLMEQRHLWLRSQRQQVILRVRHTVVKAIRDFFDQNGFTLVDAPIFTPSACEGTSTLFEVPYFDLGKAYLTQSGQLYMEAGATALGKVYCFGPTFRAEKSKTRRHLTEFWMVEPEVAYMDLDGDMTLMEEFVSYVVQTALAKHGRELASVLERDVSKLENVKAPFPRITYTEAVEVLQKAGHPMKWGDDIGGDEETIVASAFDRPVMVHRYPAEMKAFYFKKDPDDPKVALGCDVLAPEGYGEIIGGGQREDDLAVLEAAIAHHQLPREAFEWYLDLRRYGTVPHAGFGAGVERMVAWICGLHHVRETIPFARMMERITP
- a CDS encoding ester cyclase; the protein is MAMDIKQAQRRLIEEAFGKGNFDVYDELCDPSYRAHDPLTGDADLAQERELVRGYRTAFPDLKPTILQSWVDADGDTCFTRWRMTGTHRAPLMGIAPTGKSCTVEGISISHFKGGKVAEEWSQWDALGLMRQLGQGAGMGAQQQGRGAGLGQTAQQPH
- a CDS encoding thioredoxin domain-containing protein encodes the protein MPQIFFAQIFFGDRAVGGYEELQELDRRGGLRTAAAAPTEG